The genomic segment GCCCCGTCCTCCCGGCCAGCCCGGGCTGATCTATGTCCGGCCCGCGGGTGACTCCCGCTTCCACTACCGCAACGACGCCGAGAAGACCGGCAGCGCCTGGCGCGACGGGGCGTTCACGGTCGGAGACGTCGGGTACCTCGACGCCGACGGCTACCTCTACATAACCGACCGGGCGTCGGACATGGTCATCCGCGGCGGGGTCAACGTCTACCCGGCCGAGATCGAGGCCGCCCTGCACCGCCATCCGCTGGTCGTGGACTGCGCCGTCTTCGGCGTACCCGACGAACGCTCCGGAGAGGAGCTCAAGGCGCTGGTGGAGACCAGGGAGCCGGTCGAGGTGGCGGTGCTGGCCGAGTTCCTGCGGTCACAACTGGCCGACTACAAGGTCCCCCGACACGTCGAGATCGTCGCCACCCTGCCGCGAGACCCCACCGGCAAGGTGTTGAAGCGCCGCCTGCGGGACGCCCACTGGCAGGACGCCCGCAACGCAGTGGCCGCCACGTGAGGGGGCCCGCATCGCACCATCCGAACCATCGACCCGCGCGAGCAGCGCGATCCAGGAGGTAGCCGTGGACGACTACGCCGTGACCGTAGAGCGGGTGATTCCCGCCCCGGCCGAGGCGATCTTCGCCCTGCTGGCCGACCCGACCCAGCACCCCGCCATCGACGGCTCCGGCACCGTTCGCGCCGCCAAGCCGTCCGGGGAGACGCTGAGCCTGGGCTCCACCTTCGGCATGTCGATGCGCCAGGGCGTGCCCTACAGGGTGCGCAACGAGGTGGTGGAGTTCGAGCCCAACCGCCTGATCGCGTGGGCTCCGGGCATGGGCGGCGTGATCGGCCGCTTGGCGCCCAGTGGGCGGCGGTGGCGCTACGAGCTCGAGCCGGTCGACGGCGGGACGAGGGTCAGGGAGACCTGGGACATCTCCCGGGACAGCCTCAAGGGACTGTTCCGCCGGGGCCGGCTGCCCGAGCGGGTCCGGCGCGACATGACGGCCACGCTCGAGCGCATCGAGAAGCTCGTGACGTGAGCACCACCTCGCGGTGACGGGGCGGG from the Acidimicrobiales bacterium genome contains:
- a CDS encoding SRPBCC family protein; its protein translation is MDDYAVTVERVIPAPAEAIFALLADPTQHPAIDGSGTVRAAKPSGETLSLGSTFGMSMRQGVPYRVRNEVVEFEPNRLIAWAPGMGGVIGRLAPSGRRWRYELEPVDGGTRVRETWDISRDSLKGLFRRGRLPERVRRDMTATLERIEKLVT